A genome region from Microcella alkaliphila includes the following:
- a CDS encoding ABC transporter ATP-binding protein has translation MATVKYDKATRLYPGSTVPAVDALDLDIADGEFLVLVGPSGCGKSTSLRMLAGLEEVNAGDIYIGDRNVTDVPPKDRDIAMVFQNYALYPHMSVAENMGFALKIAGVNKDERASRVLEAAKLLDLEPYLDRKPKALSGGQRQRVAMGRAIVRQPQVFLMDEPLSNLDAKLRVQTRTQIASLQRRLGVTTVYVTHDQTEALTMGDRICVLKDGILQQVGTPRDLYETPNNVFVAGFIGSPAMNLFPAELADGGVKFGSAVTPVERSVIDAAGGKVVTVGVRPEDLIVSTSGNGLPVEVDIVEELGADGYLYGHADVVGQRVDIVARVDGRVHPHSGETVYITPEPKHIHVFNAESGERLNAAVVA, from the coding sequence ATGGCAACTGTTAAGTACGACAAGGCCACCCGCCTCTACCCCGGTAGCACGGTTCCCGCGGTTGACGCCCTCGACCTCGACATCGCAGACGGCGAGTTCCTCGTCCTCGTCGGGCCGTCGGGCTGCGGCAAGTCGACGTCGCTGCGCATGCTCGCCGGCCTCGAAGAGGTCAACGCCGGCGACATCTACATCGGTGACCGCAACGTCACCGACGTTCCGCCGAAGGACCGCGACATCGCGATGGTCTTCCAGAACTACGCGCTGTACCCGCACATGTCGGTCGCCGAGAACATGGGCTTCGCCCTGAAGATCGCCGGCGTCAATAAGGACGAGCGCGCGAGCCGCGTGCTCGAGGCCGCGAAGCTGCTCGACCTCGAGCCCTACCTCGACCGCAAGCCGAAGGCACTCTCGGGCGGTCAGCGTCAGCGCGTCGCCATGGGCCGCGCGATCGTGCGTCAGCCCCAGGTCTTCCTCATGGACGAGCCGCTGTCGAACCTCGACGCGAAGCTGCGCGTGCAGACCCGCACCCAGATCGCCTCGCTGCAGCGTCGCCTCGGCGTCACCACGGTCTACGTCACGCACGACCAGACCGAGGCCCTCACCATGGGTGACCGTATCTGCGTTCTGAAGGACGGCATCCTGCAGCAGGTCGGCACCCCGCGTGACCTGTACGAGACGCCCAACAACGTGTTCGTCGCCGGCTTCATCGGCTCGCCCGCGATGAACCTGTTCCCGGCCGAGCTCGCCGACGGCGGTGTGAAGTTCGGAAGCGCCGTCACCCCGGTCGAGCGCTCGGTCATCGACGCCGCCGGCGGCAAGGTCGTGACCGTGGGGGTGCGCCCCGAAGACCTCATCGTGTCGACGAGCGGCAACGGCCTGCCCGTCGAGGTCGACATCGTCGAAGAGCTCGGCGCTGACGGCTACCTCTACGGCCACGCCGACGTCGTCGGCCAGCGGGTCGACATCGTCGCCCGCGTCGACGGACGCGTTCACCCGCACAGCGGCGAGACCGTGTACATCACGCCGGAGCCGAAGCACATCCACGTGTTCAACGCCGAATCGGGCGAACGCCTGAACGCGGCGGTCGTGGCCTAG
- a CDS encoding DUF4032 domain-containing protein yields the protein MSASLNITSAVVDPALLDLPWNLPLDTWPDDAIASLPKGISRHLVRFVHLSGYVVAIKETTEEMARREYDMLRTLQRLDVPCVEPVAVITGRESDDGDPLMPVLVTRHLRFSLPYRALYSQTLRPSTATRLVDALAVLLVRLHLAGFFWGDVSLSNTLFRRDAGAFAAYLVDAETGQLYEGGLSNGQRENDLEIGRVNIAGELLDLEAGGRLDENIDAIDVSNGIVDAYRSLWSELTGWEAFDKTERWRITQRVERLNDLGFDIEELAITTAGDSTQVRIKPKVVDAGHHSRRLLRLTGIDAGENQARRLLNDLDSYSAATYPGADVDEEQVAHEWLSRVFEPVIRAIPRDLRGKLEEPEVFHQLLEHRWFLSQNESRAISLAEALSSYIDTVLRHRRDEATVIAPTTESIGVPTLDTAAMPVIEDADAGAPGSWRDKV from the coding sequence GTGAGCGCTTCGTTGAACATCACCTCCGCCGTCGTCGATCCGGCGCTGCTCGACCTGCCGTGGAACCTGCCGCTTGACACGTGGCCCGACGACGCGATCGCATCCCTGCCGAAGGGCATCTCCCGCCACCTCGTGCGTTTCGTGCATTTGAGCGGCTACGTCGTGGCCATCAAGGAGACGACGGAAGAGATGGCACGGCGCGAGTACGACATGCTGCGCACGCTGCAGCGTCTCGACGTGCCCTGTGTCGAACCGGTCGCCGTCATCACCGGCCGCGAGTCCGACGACGGCGACCCGCTCATGCCCGTGCTCGTCACGAGGCACCTGCGCTTCTCGTTGCCGTACCGCGCGCTCTACTCGCAGACACTGCGCCCCTCCACCGCGACCCGCCTCGTCGATGCTCTCGCCGTTCTGCTCGTGCGGCTGCACCTCGCCGGCTTCTTCTGGGGCGACGTGTCGCTGTCGAACACGCTGTTCCGCCGTGACGCCGGAGCTTTCGCCGCCTACCTCGTCGACGCCGAGACCGGGCAACTCTACGAGGGGGGTCTGTCGAACGGGCAGCGCGAGAACGACCTTGAGATCGGCCGAGTCAACATCGCGGGCGAGCTGCTCGACCTGGAGGCAGGCGGCCGCCTCGACGAGAACATCGACGCGATCGACGTGTCGAACGGCATCGTCGATGCCTACCGCTCGCTGTGGAGCGAACTGACCGGCTGGGAGGCCTTTGACAAGACCGAGCGCTGGCGCATTACCCAGCGCGTCGAGCGCCTCAACGACCTCGGCTTCGACATCGAAGAACTCGCCATCACGACGGCGGGTGACTCCACGCAGGTGCGCATCAAGCCCAAGGTCGTGGATGCGGGCCACCATTCCCGCCGGCTGCTTCGCCTCACCGGCATCGACGCCGGCGAAAACCAGGCGCGTCGCCTGTTGAACGACCTCGACTCGTACTCGGCCGCAACCTACCCCGGCGCCGATGTCGACGAGGAGCAGGTCGCCCACGAGTGGCTGAGCCGCGTCTTCGAGCCGGTGATCCGTGCGATCCCCCGCGACCTGCGCGGCAAGCTCGAAGAGCCCGAGGTCTTCCACCAGCTGCTCGAGCACCGCTGGTTCCTGTCGCAGAACGAGTCGCGCGCCATCTCGCTCGCCGAAGCACTCAGCTCGTACATCGACACCGTGCTCCGCCACCGGCGCGACGAGGCGACGGTCATCGCGCCGACCACCGAGTCGATCGGCGTGCCCACGCTCGACACGGCCGCGATGCCCGTCATCGAGGATGCGGACGCCGGGGCGCCCGGAAGCTGGCGCGACAAGGTCTAG
- a CDS encoding NAD(P)(+) transhydrogenase (Re/Si-specific) subunit beta, producing MAVLTPEWTAFLYLVAAVCFILALKGLGRPRTARRGNLIGALGAVIAMVVVFLSTELDNLALILGVIAVGTIIAVPASRMVKMTQMPQLVALFNGVGGGAAALVALLELEHSVSFGAYLAVAFTVLVGSIAFSGSVITFLKLQELMPTRPIVFAGHAAVIVALAVVGLAAAAIIVLPEAWLASVGLGGLTWTAAVAGLAVGSVLGILLVLPVGGADVPIVISLLNAGTGLAVAASGLVLNNTLLLVAGTLVGASGSILTREMAKAMGRSVTGILFGAFRGASSAGSTATSDRPVRSSSADDVAILLGYANRVVVVPGYGLAVAQAQHTMAELASTLEAKGIDVVFGIHPVAGRMPGHMNVLLAEANVPYEALAEMDEVNPQFKTADVALVVGANDVVNPAAKTTPGSPIYGMPILDVQDARQVVFLKRSMRPGFAGIENDLLFDPKTTLLFGDAKESLTKVLGAVKNL from the coding sequence ATGGCCGTGCTCACCCCCGAATGGACGGCCTTTCTCTACCTGGTCGCCGCGGTCTGCTTCATCCTGGCGCTCAAGGGTCTTGGTAGGCCCCGCACGGCCCGCCGCGGCAACCTCATCGGCGCGCTCGGCGCCGTCATCGCCATGGTCGTCGTGTTTCTCTCGACCGAGCTCGACAACCTCGCGCTGATCCTCGGCGTGATCGCGGTCGGCACGATCATCGCCGTGCCCGCCTCGCGCATGGTCAAGATGACGCAGATGCCGCAGCTCGTCGCCCTGTTCAACGGCGTCGGCGGTGGCGCTGCCGCTCTCGTCGCGCTGCTCGAGCTCGAGCACTCTGTCTCGTTCGGCGCGTACCTCGCCGTCGCCTTCACGGTGCTCGTCGGCTCGATCGCGTTCTCGGGCTCGGTCATCACCTTCCTGAAGCTGCAAGAGCTGATGCCGACCCGCCCGATCGTGTTTGCCGGTCACGCCGCCGTCATCGTCGCGCTCGCGGTCGTCGGCCTCGCCGCTGCGGCGATCATCGTGCTGCCCGAGGCCTGGCTTGCCAGCGTCGGGCTCGGCGGGCTGACGTGGACCGCCGCCGTCGCCGGCCTCGCCGTCGGCTCGGTGCTCGGCATCCTGCTCGTCCTCCCGGTCGGTGGCGCCGACGTGCCGATCGTCATCTCGCTGCTGAACGCCGGCACCGGGCTCGCGGTCGCGGCGTCCGGTCTTGTGCTGAACAACACACTGCTGCTCGTCGCAGGCACCCTGGTCGGTGCCTCCGGGTCGATCCTGACCCGCGAGATGGCGAAGGCGATGGGCAGAAGCGTCACGGGCATCCTGTTCGGGGCGTTCCGCGGCGCCTCCAGCGCCGGGTCGACCGCGACCAGCGACCGGCCGGTGCGTTCTTCCAGCGCCGACGACGTCGCGATCCTGCTCGGCTACGCCAACCGGGTGGTCGTGGTGCCCGGGTACGGGCTCGCGGTCGCGCAGGCTCAGCACACGATGGCCGAACTCGCGTCGACGCTCGAAGCGAAGGGCATCGACGTCGTGTTCGGCATCCACCCCGTCGCCGGCCGCATGCCGGGGCACATGAACGTGCTCTTGGCCGAAGCGAACGTGCCGTACGAGGCGCTCGCCGAGATGGACGAGGTGAACCCGCAGTTCAAGACCGCCGACGTCGCCCTCGTCGTCGGGGCCAACGATGTCGTGAACCCGGCCGCGAAGACGACGCCCGGCTCGCCGATCTACGGCATGCCGATCCTCGACGTGCAGGACGCGCGACAGGTGGTCTTCCTGAAGCGTTCCATGCGTCCGGGGTTCGCCGGCATCGAGAACGACCTGCTGTTCGACCCGAAGACGACGCTGCTGTTCGGCGACGCCAAAGAGTCGCTCACCAAGGTGCTCGGCGCCGTCAAGAACCTGTAA
- a CDS encoding NAD(P) transhydrogenase subunit alpha has product MEAITLLTFFVLAVFIGFEVVSKVSSTLHTPLMSGANAIHGIILVGAVIVAGAADDPLTLVIALIAVLMATINLVGGFVVTDRMLEMFRGPGSAPAAREGSDA; this is encoded by the coding sequence ATGGAGGCCATCACCCTGCTCACCTTCTTCGTCCTCGCCGTATTCATCGGCTTCGAGGTCGTGTCGAAGGTGTCGAGCACCCTGCACACGCCGCTGATGTCGGGCGCGAACGCGATCCACGGCATCATCCTCGTCGGCGCGGTCATCGTCGCGGGCGCCGCCGATGACCCGCTCACTCTCGTCATCGCGCTGATCGCCGTGCTCATGGCGACGATCAACCTGGTCGGTGGCTTCGTCGTCACCGACCGGATGCTCGAAATGTTCCGCGGCCCCGGCTCCGCCCCGGCCGCTCGCGAGGGGAGCGACGCCTGA
- a CDS encoding Re/Si-specific NAD(P)(+) transhydrogenase subunit alpha, with protein MQIAIRREPIEGERRVAATPATVATYVREGYQVVVERDAGAASGYPDQAYAAAGATLADAVDLGAADVLAHVRPLDPATIAALTPGAVAVGFAAPAGELEAVAALADRGVTAFALELVPRISRAQSMDALTSQALIAGYRCVLEAATRFPRFLPLYMTAAGTIPPAKVLVLGAGVAGLQAIATAKRLGAKVSAYDVRSASADEVRSMGGTFIHLDLDENADAAGGYAKELAADRAARQRELLSPHVQAADIIITTAATPGRPAPRLITADMLTGMTPGSVIVDLAAESGGNVEGSIAGVDTAIAVDGGAITLVGMKDAASTMAFDASRLLAQNIAQLIGLMTVDGALTPDFDDEVVAGACLTHDGVVRHEPTAQAVAERNGAR; from the coding sequence ATGCAGATTGCCATCCGGCGCGAGCCGATCGAGGGGGAGCGGCGCGTCGCCGCGACCCCCGCGACCGTCGCGACCTACGTGCGGGAGGGGTACCAGGTCGTCGTCGAGCGAGACGCGGGTGCCGCGTCCGGCTACCCCGACCAGGCGTACGCCGCCGCCGGCGCGACCCTCGCTGACGCGGTCGACCTCGGCGCGGCCGACGTGCTCGCCCACGTGCGGCCCCTCGACCCCGCCACCATTGCCGCGCTGACGCCCGGCGCGGTGGCGGTCGGTTTCGCGGCGCCCGCCGGCGAGCTGGAGGCTGTCGCGGCGCTCGCCGACCGCGGCGTGACGGCGTTCGCGCTCGAGCTCGTGCCGCGCATCTCTCGCGCCCAGTCGATGGATGCGCTCACCTCGCAGGCGCTCATCGCCGGCTACCGCTGCGTGCTCGAGGCCGCCACGCGCTTCCCGCGCTTCCTGCCGCTCTACATGACAGCGGCCGGCACGATCCCCCCGGCAAAGGTGCTCGTACTGGGTGCCGGAGTCGCGGGTTTGCAGGCCATCGCGACGGCGAAGCGCCTCGGGGCGAAGGTGTCGGCATACGACGTGCGCAGCGCATCCGCCGATGAGGTGCGCTCGATGGGCGGCACGTTCATCCACCTCGACCTCGACGAGAACGCGGATGCGGCCGGCGGCTATGCGAAGGAACTCGCCGCCGACCGCGCGGCCCGCCAGCGCGAACTGCTGAGCCCGCACGTGCAGGCGGCCGACATCATCATCACGACGGCGGCGACCCCCGGCCGGCCCGCACCGCGCCTCATCACCGCCGACATGCTCACCGGCATGACGCCCGGCAGCGTCATCGTCGACCTCGCCGCCGAGTCGGGCGGCAACGTCGAGGGTTCGATCGCCGGCGTCGACACGGCGATCGCCGTCGACGGCGGCGCGATCACCCTCGTCGGCATGAAGGACGCGGCGTCGACCATGGCGTTCGACGCCTCCCGCCTGCTCGCCCAAAACATCGCCCAGCTGATCGGCCTGATGACGGTCGACGGTGCCCTCACGCCTGACTTCGACGACGAGGTCGTCGCCGGAGCGTGCCTCACCCACGACGGCGTGGTTCGTCACGAGCCGACCGCGCAGGCGGTCGCCGAGCGGAACGGAGCCCGCTGA
- a CDS encoding dihydrolipoamide acetyltransferase family protein → MSTTIRMPEVLANVTEAAVQKWLVAPGDTIEVGQPFAEIETEKAVVEYTAETAGTVLELVVAEGDSVDVGAPIAVVGEAGETPTVEEAPAASAASAPATSDAPSAPVEAPSAPAPASSGGRQFVSPLVRRLAREKGISLDGVQGSGPDGRIVRKDLEALIASGGGQSAVATGAGDAPRASAPASSASTASGAAAALPEGAELVPHSRMRATIARRLTESKNQVPHFYLEAECRVDALLDLRKRLNEGAASKISVNDLVVKAVAGAFLDVPEANRTWSDEGMVRHATVDVGIAVSLDDGLVVPVVRGAEALSVSALGRSIADLATRARGGGLKPDEMQGGSFSVSNLGMFGTQSFSAIINPPQAGILAVGAARQAPVVVDGALELGTVMAVTLSADHRAWDGALAARWLAAFVARIENPLTILA, encoded by the coding sequence ATGTCGACCACCATTCGCATGCCGGAGGTGCTCGCGAACGTCACCGAGGCCGCCGTGCAGAAGTGGCTCGTCGCCCCCGGCGACACCATCGAGGTGGGCCAGCCGTTCGCCGAGATCGAGACCGAGAAGGCCGTCGTCGAGTACACGGCCGAGACAGCGGGCACCGTGCTGGAACTCGTTGTCGCTGAGGGCGACTCGGTCGACGTCGGTGCACCGATCGCGGTCGTCGGCGAGGCGGGCGAAACCCCGACTGTCGAGGAGGCCCCCGCGGCGTCTGCCGCGAGCGCGCCCGCGACCTCGGATGCTCCGAGCGCCCCCGTGGAGGCGCCGAGTGCCCCGGCCCCAGCCTCCAGCGGGGGACGCCAGTTCGTCAGCCCCCTCGTGCGGCGGCTCGCCCGAGAGAAGGGCATCAGCCTCGACGGCGTTCAGGGTTCCGGCCCCGACGGCCGCATCGTGCGTAAAGACCTCGAGGCGCTCATCGCCAGCGGAGGCGGCCAGAGTGCCGTCGCGACGGGTGCGGGCGACGCGCCCCGCGCATCCGCGCCCGCCTCGTCTGCTTCGACCGCGAGTGGCGCGGCCGCCGCGCTGCCCGAGGGCGCCGAGCTGGTTCCGCACAGCCGCATGCGGGCGACGATCGCGCGGCGGCTCACGGAGAGCAAGAACCAGGTGCCGCACTTCTACCTCGAGGCCGAGTGCCGGGTCGACGCGCTGCTCGACCTGCGTAAGCGTCTGAACGAGGGCGCCGCCTCGAAGATCAGCGTCAACGACCTCGTCGTGAAGGCGGTCGCCGGTGCGTTCCTCGACGTTCCCGAGGCGAACCGCACCTGGAGCGACGAGGGAATGGTGCGGCACGCCACGGTCGACGTCGGCATCGCGGTGTCGCTCGATGACGGGCTCGTCGTGCCGGTCGTGCGCGGGGCCGAGGCACTCAGCGTCAGCGCGCTCGGCCGGTCGATCGCCGACCTCGCCACGCGCGCGCGTGGGGGTGGCCTGAAGCCCGACGAGATGCAGGGCGGCAGCTTCTCGGTGTCGAACCTCGGCATGTTCGGCACGCAGTCGTTCAGCGCGATCATCAACCCGCCGCAGGCGGGAATTCTCGCGGTGGGGGCGGCCCGGCAGGCGCCGGTCGTCGTCGACGGTGCGCTCGAGTTGGGCACCGTGATGGCGGTCACCCTGTCGGCCGACCACCGCGCCTGGGATGGGGCGCTCGCCGCACGCTGGCTCGCCGCCTTCGTCGCGCGTATTGAGAACCCGCTGACGATCCTCGCGTAG
- a CDS encoding alpha-ketoacid dehydrogenase subunit alpha/beta, giving the protein MPKRRRLETGVDWVELSTTAADWKKADPGLLQTMLGQLYLIRAFEERVLELAGEGLVHGPAHSSIGQEGGAVGSIVGLRSTDAVNGSHRGHHQFLAKALTHVTPDGLNPSELVTPRIQEVLQKTLAEILGLAQGYCRGRGGSMHLQWFEAGALGTNAIVGGGAPMATGNAWAQKRSGTDDLTINYFGDGAAQIGSVLESMNLAAAWKLPVAFFVENNLYAVATHIEESVADTRLSVRGQGFGIPSWRVDGMDPLAVHLAMEEAAAHMRAGNGPVVIEAEVYRFFHQNGPYPGSAFGYRTKEEEEEWKKRDPLIKVADEMQKLGLIDEAGVEQVRQQAIAAMDAATAELLEADAEKEGRRRIRPELWPDPAFVNVGVRGDGSELDALTALEPTSDSRPRKDVKFVDAVAGVMEHRMGADERIIVLGEDIHRLKGGTNGATKGLSTAFPDRTLGTPISENAFAGLGGGLALDGRYRPVIEFMYPDFMWVAADQVFNQIGKARHMFGGDNPVPLVLRTKVAMGSGYGSQHLMDPAGIFATSPGWRIVAPSCAEDYVGLMNAALALQDPVLVIEHVDLYGEKDTVIDGDMDYIIPPGKAAVRREGSEVTVISYLSMVKHSLEAIEQTGVDGELIDLRWLDRASIDWETIETSVKKTNAVLIVEQGAVGTSYGGWLADEIQRRLFDWLDQPVQRVTGAESSPSISKVLERAAIARTEEVVTGLETVRRHAGGAR; this is encoded by the coding sequence ATGCCGAAGCGCCGACGTCTGGAAACCGGGGTTGACTGGGTCGAGCTGTCAACGACCGCCGCCGACTGGAAGAAGGCCGACCCGGGGCTTCTGCAGACGATGCTCGGGCAGCTGTACCTCATCCGCGCCTTCGAAGAGCGGGTGCTTGAGCTCGCCGGTGAAGGCCTGGTGCACGGCCCCGCGCACTCCTCGATTGGCCAGGAGGGTGGCGCGGTCGGCTCCATCGTCGGCCTACGCTCGACCGATGCCGTCAACGGTTCGCACCGAGGCCACCACCAATTCCTCGCCAAGGCGCTCACCCACGTCACGCCCGACGGGCTGAACCCGTCCGAATTGGTGACCCCGCGCATCCAGGAGGTTCTGCAAAAGACTCTGGCCGAGATTCTCGGGCTCGCCCAGGGTTACTGTCGCGGTCGCGGCGGCTCGATGCACCTGCAGTGGTTCGAAGCCGGCGCCCTCGGCACGAACGCCATCGTCGGCGGCGGCGCGCCCATGGCGACCGGTAACGCGTGGGCGCAGAAGCGCTCGGGCACCGACGACCTCACGATCAACTACTTCGGCGACGGCGCGGCCCAGATCGGCTCGGTACTCGAGTCGATGAACCTCGCCGCGGCGTGGAAGCTGCCCGTCGCGTTCTTCGTCGAGAACAACCTCTACGCGGTCGCCACGCACATCGAGGAGTCGGTCGCCGACACCCGACTGTCGGTGCGCGGCCAGGGCTTCGGCATCCCCTCGTGGCGCGTCGACGGCATGGACCCGCTCGCCGTGCACCTCGCGATGGAGGAGGCCGCCGCCCACATGCGGGCCGGCAACGGCCCCGTCGTCATCGAGGCCGAGGTCTATCGCTTCTTCCACCAGAACGGGCCGTACCCGGGCAGCGCCTTCGGCTACCGCACGAAAGAGGAAGAGGAGGAGTGGAAGAAGCGCGACCCGCTGATCAAGGTCGCCGACGAGATGCAGAAGCTCGGCCTCATCGACGAGGCCGGCGTCGAGCAGGTGCGCCAGCAGGCCATCGCGGCGATGGATGCGGCCACCGCCGAACTGCTGGAGGCCGACGCCGAGAAGGAGGGTCGCCGCCGCATCCGCCCCGAGCTCTGGCCCGACCCCGCGTTCGTCAACGTCGGCGTGCGCGGCGACGGCAGCGAGCTCGACGCGCTCACCGCGCTCGAACCGACCAGTGACTCGCGGCCGCGCAAGGACGTCAAATTCGTCGATGCCGTCGCCGGCGTCATGGAGCACCGCATGGGTGCCGACGAGCGGATCATCGTGCTCGGTGAAGACATCCACCGCCTGAAGGGCGGCACCAACGGAGCCACGAAGGGCCTGTCGACGGCATTTCCCGACCGCACGCTCGGCACCCCGATCAGCGAGAACGCGTTCGCCGGACTCGGGGGCGGCCTCGCGCTCGACGGACGCTACCGCCCCGTCATCGAGTTCATGTACCCCGACTTCATGTGGGTCGCCGCCGACCAGGTGTTCAACCAGATCGGCAAGGCGCGCCACATGTTCGGCGGCGATAACCCCGTGCCCCTCGTTCTGCGCACCAAGGTCGCCATGGGCTCGGGCTACGGCTCGCAGCACCTCATGGACCCGGCCGGCATCTTTGCGACGAGCCCCGGCTGGCGCATCGTCGCCCCGTCGTGCGCCGAAGACTACGTCGGCCTGATGAACGCCGCGCTCGCCCTGCAGGACCCTGTGCTCGTCATCGAACACGTCGACCTGTACGGAGAAAAAGACACCGTCATCGACGGAGACATGGACTACATCATCCCGCCGGGGAAGGCGGCCGTGCGCCGCGAGGGCAGCGAGGTCACCGTCATCAGCTACCTGTCGATGGTGAAGCACAGCCTCGAGGCGATCGAGCAAACCGGTGTCGACGGCGAGTTGATCGATCTGCGCTGGCTTGATCGCGCATCCATCGACTGGGAGACCATCGAGACCAGCGTCAAGAAGACCAACGCGGTGCTCATCGTCGAGCAGGGTGCGGTCGGCACGTCGTACGGCGGCTGGCTCGCCGACGAGATCCAGCGGCGCCTGTTCGACTGGCTCGACCAGCCCGTGCAGCGCGTCACCGGCGCGGAGTCGTCGCCGTCCATCTCGAAGGTGCTCGAGCGGGCCGCCATCGCGCGCACGGAAGAGGTCGTCACCGGCCTCGAGACCGTGCGCCGCCACGCGGGGGGAGCGCGCTGA
- a CDS encoding VOC family protein: MTHGIPGLRGTEHIGFTVPDLDAAEDFFVTVIGCERIYSLGPYVRDDDWMSEHLNVHPRTVIRELRFFRCKHGPNFEIFEYESADGQNPQPRNSDIGGHHLAFYVDDMDVAVAYLRSNGVRVLGEPTASTAASEGQRWVYFLAPWGMQLELVSFPNGKAYEATSDVRLWDPRNPSA; encoded by the coding sequence ATGACGCACGGCATTCCGGGCCTCCGCGGTACCGAGCACATCGGCTTCACCGTGCCCGACCTCGATGCGGCCGAAGACTTCTTCGTCACCGTGATCGGCTGCGAGCGCATATATTCGCTCGGCCCATACGTGCGCGATGACGACTGGATGAGCGAGCACCTCAACGTGCACCCGCGCACCGTGATCCGCGAGCTGCGGTTCTTCCGGTGCAAGCACGGGCCGAACTTCGAGATCTTCGAGTACGAGTCGGCCGATGGACAGAACCCGCAACCGCGTAACAGCGACATCGGCGGCCACCACCTGGCCTTCTACGTGGATGACATGGATGTAGCGGTCGCTTACTTGCGGAGCAATGGAGTGCGCGTGCTCGGTGAGCCGACGGCGAGCACAGCCGCCTCGGAGGGGCAACGCTGGGTGTACTTCCTCGCGCCGTGGGGCATGCAGCTCGAACTTGTGAGCTTCCCGAACGGTAAAGCGTACGAAGCAACGAGTGACGTGCGGCTCTGGGACCCGCGGAACCCGAGCGCATGA
- a CDS encoding GntR family transcriptional regulator, with the protein MSALDQPARGPSRDGNASARVADALRDAISAGTYPPGSRLRQEEIAARFGASRVPVREALKILESDGLVTLVANTGAWVSRLTLAECEEVYQTRERVEPLLLRLSAPGLTPVDIDRLEQFAERMAQTSDVEEFLRLDRDFHAATYAGADTLVLGDLVRRLWNTTQPYRRAYTLLIDAHSQRIVHDEHHMIVTALRDGDLDTAERVIEGHIRRTRRLLAQHPEVFSPSETTDHPAPARVDE; encoded by the coding sequence ATGAGCGCGCTTGATCAGCCCGCGCGAGGCCCGTCCCGCGACGGCAACGCGAGCGCGCGAGTCGCGGACGCTCTGCGCGACGCCATCAGCGCCGGCACCTATCCTCCGGGGTCACGGTTGCGCCAGGAAGAGATCGCCGCACGCTTTGGCGCGAGCCGCGTGCCCGTTCGCGAAGCGCTCAAGATTCTGGAGTCGGACGGTCTCGTCACGCTCGTGGCCAACACGGGCGCCTGGGTGTCGCGCCTCACCCTGGCGGAATGCGAAGAGGTGTACCAGACGCGTGAGCGAGTGGAACCCCTCCTGCTTCGCCTCTCGGCCCCGGGCCTCACCCCGGTCGACATTGATCGACTCGAGCAATTCGCCGAGCGCATGGCTCAGACGAGCGACGTCGAAGAGTTCTTGCGACTCGACCGAGACTTCCATGCCGCCACCTACGCCGGCGCTGACACGCTGGTGCTCGGTGACCTGGTGCGTCGTCTCTGGAACACCACGCAGCCCTACCGCCGGGCGTACACGCTGCTCATCGACGCCCACAGCCAGCGCATCGTGCACGATGAACACCACATGATCGTCACGGCGTTGCGCGACGGAGACTTGGACACCGCCGAGCGGGTCATCGAGGGTCACATCCGACGCACCCGTCGGCTGCTCGCGCAGCACCCCGAAGTGTTCTCGCCCAGCGAGACCACCGACCATCCGGCGCCCGCGCGCGTCGACGAATGA